GGGGTTCGAGTCCCCCCCTCGGCACCATCTGAAAAATATATATAGACTGAGAAGTCTAAATATTCTGAACGGTTATTTGCAAAAACATCTTGCAAATAAATTCAAAACTCGGTAGACCCTCATTTACCGAAACGGTTGCAGACATCATATCCCTCTAAGTCGGATCGTTCTTTGAATTATTCACCTCTTGCCGAGGTGGTGGAATTGGTAGACACGCTAGCTTGAGGGGCTAGTGGAAGAGATTCCGTGGGGGTTCGAGTCCCCCCCTCGGCACCATGAGTGCATAAAGCCGTAACTTGTAAAAGTTACGGCTTTTTTGTGTTTTGTTTAGGGAACTAATAATCTTCGATATTCTGGCTAATTATTAACAAAAACATCTTGTAGATAAATTAAAAATTAGGTAGTAACTTTCTTGTCGAAACGGTTGCAGACATCATATCCCTCTAAGTCGGATCGTTCTTTGAATTATTCACCTCTTGCCGAGGTGGTGGAATTGGTAGACACGCTAGCTTGAGGGGCTAGTGGAAGAGATTCCGTGGGGGTTCGAGTCCCCCCCTCGGCACCATGAGTGCATAAAGCCGTAACTTGTAAAAGTTACGGCTTTTTTGTGTTTGAATTTAAAGTGACTTTTGTTGAAACTTAATAGTTATACAATTTAAGGCTTGATGTAAGCAAATCCTGCATCTTGTAGTCGGCAAATTTCAATAACTCCCGTTGATACTATTTCGCAGATATCCAGCATGTTTTCTGGTTTATATTTAAGCTTGTTGAGAGAATTGTTACATATACAAAATCGAACGCCGTTCGAATGAAGTTTTTTTATTTTAGGATAATTTTCGCCGCAGAATTCTTTTCGGAAAAAACGGACAGATTCACCATTTGCAACCAGATGAATTTTTGAAGAAATAGCAGAAGGGTCTTTTAATAAATTTTCAATATTTACAAGAGCCATTTTTAAAATTTGATCATCATCCCAATCTATATGAAAAACAACTTTATAGCTCATTGGCAACCTCTCCTATAAAAACGTAGAGAATGTCCGAAAAATGAACAATTATTCATAGACATCAGTACTTGCTACTAATACAATTTTGATGGTTTTAAGTATATAATATTTATCTGAGGAGATAGAAATGAAAGATATCAAAAAGAGTGTAGATTATATTTTTCACGGACTTGAAGCGCTGGACATTCTGCTTTGCTCAAAGGAAGCTGAAAATCTGAATGTTCGTAATATTGTAGGGCTTTTGCATCCGCTTATTGAAGACGCTAAAAGACGTGCTCACACAGAAGTTTCCGCCATTAGTCAGAACAAAGAATAATGATTTTAATTTCTTAAGGATTTTGTGGTTATGGATTTGAGAAAGATTGTTTTGTCAGAATTGAATTCTTTGGTTGAGTTGTATAAGCACCTTCATGCTAATCCAGAACTTTCTGGACAGGAAAAAGAAACTTCATGTGTTTTGGCTGATCAGCTTGAAAATTGCGAAATTGATGTCACGCGTAATATCGGTGGATTTGGAATTGTCGGAACTCTTGAAAATGGAGACGGCCCGACGGTTATGATCCGCACTGATATGGATGCACTCCCTGTTACCGAAAATTCAGGGGCAGAATATGCCAGCATTGTTCAGGCTGTAGACGGCTCTGGCAATTCTGTAGGCGTTATGCATGCGTGCGGGCATGATCTTCATATGGCTGCCTTTGTCGGAACTGCAAAAACTTTATCAAAACTAAAAGATAGTTGGAGCGGCAGGATTCTGTTTGTCGGGCAGCCGGCAGAAGAACCAATGTCCGGAGCCAGAGCCATGATAGATGATGGCTTATTTCAAAAATTCGGACGGCCCGACTATTGTATCG
The window above is part of the Maridesulfovibrio ferrireducens genome. Proteins encoded here:
- a CDS encoding DsrE family protein; the encoded protein is MSYKVVFHIDWDDDQILKMALVNIENLLKDPSAISSKIHLVANGESVRFFRKEFCGENYPKIKKLHSNGVRFCICNNSLNKLKYKPENMLDICEIVSTGVIEICRLQDAGFAYIKP